In Bdellovibrionota bacterium, a genomic segment contains:
- the dapF gene encoding diaminopimelate epimerase, translated as YLQETGVPKSTYAFETPGGRRTVEIESFERIRVDMGAPIFEPGKIPVASEAPIWGKEIDVEGQNVKIYTLSMGNPHAVIFVGRSEQLNQVTTLGPKVERHSLFPRRTNVEFVHIKDGHLHVRVWERSAGETWACGTGASAAGVVALREKHVKNPVRVEFRGGTVEISWKDGESVFMTGPAGRVFEGEVDL; from the coding sequence GTTACCTTCAAGAAACGGGAGTGCCCAAGTCCACGTACGCATTCGAAACGCCCGGAGGGCGACGAACGGTGGAAATTGAATCGTTCGAACGGATTCGAGTGGATATGGGAGCGCCGATTTTCGAGCCCGGGAAGATTCCAGTTGCGTCCGAAGCGCCGATCTGGGGGAAGGAGATCGACGTGGAAGGCCAAAACGTAAAAATTTACACGCTCTCCATGGGCAACCCGCACGCGGTGATTTTTGTCGGCCGTTCCGAGCAGTTGAATCAGGTAACCACGCTCGGTCCGAAGGTCGAGCGGCATTCTCTCTTTCCCCGTCGGACGAACGTGGAATTCGTTCATATAAAGGACGGACACCTACACGTCCGCGTGTGGGAGCGGTCGGCCGGCGAAACGTGGGCGTGCGGGACCGGTGCCAGCGCGGCCGGCGTCGTCGCCCTTCGGGAAAAACATGTGAAAAATCCTGTTCGCGTGGAATTCCGCGGTGGGACCGTGGAAATTTCGTGGAAGGACGGGGAATCGGTCTTTATGACCGGCCCCGCGGGACGCGTGTTCGAAGGTGAGGTGGACCTATGA
- the dapA gene encoding 4-hydroxy-tetrahydrodipicolinate synthase translates to MMNWQGVWVAIVTPFRKGSVDVPALQALVKGLLDAGVQGICPCGTTGEGATLTDSEFTQVVEAVMAQSNGKACVVPGTGTADTEKTIARTKLAKKLGTEGALVVTPYYVKPTQDGLIRHYSRIAESADFPMMLYNVPGRTAVNMLPSTVEKLSVDSRIAAVKECAPLNQAADLIRRVGERVAVFTGEDGVFLPFLVLGGRGTVSVVANVVPERWVEIYLCVQKGDWVKARTTFLSLGPFIETLFIESNPIPVKAALEMLGWIDGELRSPLAPISEPNRKRLKEELSKLGLRSLK, encoded by the coding sequence ATGATGAATTGGCAAGGGGTCTGGGTGGCGATCGTCACGCCGTTTCGAAAAGGATCGGTAGATGTTCCAGCGTTACAAGCGTTGGTCAAGGGTTTGCTCGACGCCGGAGTTCAGGGAATCTGTCCGTGTGGAACGACGGGCGAGGGCGCGACACTCACGGATTCGGAGTTCACTCAGGTGGTCGAAGCGGTTATGGCTCAATCCAACGGAAAAGCTTGTGTTGTACCCGGGACCGGTACGGCCGATACGGAAAAGACGATCGCGCGGACGAAGCTTGCGAAGAAATTGGGGACGGAAGGTGCCCTGGTCGTCACACCCTATTATGTGAAGCCGACTCAAGACGGGCTCATCCGGCATTATTCCCGAATCGCCGAGTCGGCGGATTTTCCGATGATGCTTTACAATGTTCCGGGACGCACGGCGGTCAACATGCTCCCCTCGACGGTGGAGAAGTTGTCAGTGGATTCTCGGATCGCAGCCGTGAAGGAATGCGCGCCGTTGAATCAAGCGGCTGATTTGATTCGCCGTGTGGGAGAAAGAGTGGCGGTGTTCACGGGGGAGGATGGCGTGTTTCTGCCGTTCCTGGTTTTGGGCGGGCGCGGTACCGTATCGGTCGTTGCGAACGTTGTTCCCGAGCGCTGGGTCGAGATTTATCTTTGCGTGCAAAAAGGGGACTGGGTTAAAGCGCGGACGACATTTTTGTCGCTTGGGCCGTTTATCGAGACCCTCTTTATTGAATCGAACCCCATCCCGGTGAAGGCCGCTCTCGAGATGTTGGGTTGGATCGACGGTGAGCTTCGCTCCCCCCTCGCGCCCATATCGGAACCCAACCGAAAGAGGCTTAAAGAAGAACTTTCGAAACTTGGACTCAGGAGCTTGAAATGA
- the dapB gene encoding 4-hydroxy-tetrahydrodipicolinate reductase — protein MKPIRVVVLGALGRMGRAILDAMATDRNFHLKGAVVREKATQKGATLEKHGLKVWGDAPLHGSLASVATRNDVVIDVTKADAVTRNLLWAAKSRIPYVLAVTGLDVKTQKLIQQASKKIPIVAASNFSMGVAVLDEVAWIAAALLPEADIEIVESHHRYKKDAPSGTAMSLARSIVSSAQRNQQIIFGRPRKGERKKGSITIHSVRGGDTIGEHRIHLFLDGERIELTHIAASRAIFARGALRAARFVVGRRPGLYTMHDVLGLGRKT, from the coding sequence ATGAAACCGATTCGCGTTGTGGTCTTAGGGGCGCTCGGTCGAATGGGAAGGGCTATTTTGGACGCCATGGCGACCGACCGGAATTTTCACCTAAAAGGAGCCGTGGTCCGGGAGAAAGCCACGCAAAAGGGCGCCACACTCGAAAAGCACGGTTTGAAGGTCTGGGGAGACGCGCCGCTTCACGGGAGTCTTGCTTCCGTGGCCACGCGCAATGATGTGGTGATTGATGTCACGAAAGCGGATGCCGTGACGCGAAACTTGCTGTGGGCGGCGAAGTCGCGCATTCCGTATGTGCTCGCCGTAACCGGCCTGGACGTGAAAACACAAAAACTCATTCAGCAGGCTTCCAAGAAAATTCCGATTGTTGCGGCTTCCAATTTCAGCATGGGAGTGGCGGTTCTGGATGAAGTAGCCTGGATTGCGGCGGCGCTCCTTCCGGAGGCGGATATTGAGATCGTGGAATCTCATCATCGGTACAAGAAGGATGCGCCCAGCGGCACGGCCATGTCTCTGGCTCGTTCGATTGTTTCCAGTGCGCAACGGAACCAGCAAATTATTTTCGGCCGCCCGCGAAAAGGAGAGCGCAAAAAAGGATCGATAACGATTCACTCCGTTCGCGGAGGCGATACGATCGGCGAACATCGCATTCATCTTTTTCTGGATGGAGAGCGGATCGAGCTGACCCACATCGCCGCCTCGCGGGCGATTTTTGCGAGAGGCGCGTTGCGCGCGGCGCGTTTTGTCGTCGGCCGGCGGCCCGGT